From the Pseudodesulfovibrio indicus genome, the window ACCCGGGCCAGCAGAAGCAGGGCCAGCACCGTGAGCGCGGAGTTGAACCAGCCGGAAAAGAGATTGGTCCGCAACCAGAGGATCACGCCCTTGGCCGCCGTCGGAGGCGGGCAGCAGGGGCAGGGGACGAAGGTCTTGAGTTGTTCGCTCATCGTTCCACCAGCTGCACCTTTGCGTTGAACCAGTTCATGACCAGGGACACGACCAGGTTGATGGTCAGGTAGACCGCCATCCACATGCCGATGACCTCGATGGCCTGGTCGTTCTGGCCGATGATGGTCCCGCCGATGGAGACCATGTCGGGATAGCCGATGGCCACGGCCAGCGAGCTGTTCTTGACCAGGCTGGTGTAGTCGTTGGTGGTGGCCGGGATGCACACGCGCAGGGTCTGGGGCAGGATCACCTTGCGCATGATCGGGCCGGGCCGAAGCCCCAGGGCCTTGGCCGCGTCGAGCTGGCCCTTGTCCACGGACTGGATGCCGCTTCGCACGTTCTCGCCGATGAAGGCGGCGGTGTACAGGACCAGGCCGATGAGCAGGGCCGTGAACTCCGGGCGCAGGACCATGCCGCCCTTGAAGTTGAACCCCTTGAGCACCGGCACGTCGAATTCGAGGGGGCGGCCGAGAATGTAATAGGCGGCCAGGGGCAGCCCGAGGATCAGCCCCAGGGATATCCACCCCGAAGGCAGGCCGCGTCCGGTCTCGTCGCGCATCCGCTTGGACTTGCGCACCAGGAACACCGAGGCCGCGAGGGCGGCGCCCAGGGTAAGGAGCACCCAGCCGAAGCCGTCCTGGAAGAGCGGGCGGGGGACGAACACGCCCCGGTTGTTGATGAAGATGTCGCCGAAGGGGACCACGCTCAGGCGCGGCGCGGGCAGGAAGGCCAGCAGGGTGGAGTAGCAGAAAAACAGGGTCAGCAGCAGGGGGATGTTCCTGAGCACCTCCACGTACACGGCGGCAAGCTTGGCCACCAGCCAGTTGCTCGACACGCGGGCCACGCCCACCAGCACGCCGAGCACGGTGGCCAGCATGATGGACAGCGCGGACACGAACAGGGTGTTCAGGATGCCGATGAAAAAGGCCCGTCCGTAGGTGTCGGCGGGGGAATAGGGCAGGAGGCTGTCGTTGATGGGCAGCCCGCCCTCCACGGTCAGGAACCGGAAGCCGGACGCGATGTTCCGCGCCTCCAGGTTGGCCTGGGTGTTGTGGAAGAGTTGCAGGGCCACGTAGAGGATGGCCCCGACCACCAGGGTCTGGGTCAGCAGCGCGGGCAACTGTTCTTTCAGCTTGGAAGTGTTCAAGACGATCGGCTTTGCTTGGAGGTGAACGAAGGTCCGCACCGGCCGGAAGTTCCGGCCGGTGCGGCGTTTCGGGCTGTGAAGCTGCTTTGCCTAGCGGATGGGCATGGCGTAGATCAGGCCGCCCTTGGTCCACAGGTTGTTGTGGCCCCTGGGGATCTTCAGCGCGCTCTTGGGGCCGAAGTTGCGGTCGTACATCTCGCCGTAGTTGCCCACGGCCTGGATGGCGCGGACCAGCCAGTCGTTGTCCAGGCCGAGGAAGGAGCCGACGTCGCCGGAGGCGCCCAGCATGCGCTGGACCACCGGGTCGGTGGACTTGGCCTTCACTTCCAGGACGTTGGCCTGGGTGATGCCCTTTTCCTCGGCTTCGATGAGGCCGAAGAGAATCCAGGTCACCAGGTCCTTCCACTGCTGGTCGCCGTGGCGGACGAAGGGAGACAGGGGCTCCTTGGAAAAGACTTCGGGCAGGATGATGTGCTCGTCCGGGTCGGCCGCGCCCGCGCGCAGGGAGGCCAGCTGGCTGACGTCGGTGGTGAAGGCGTCGGCGCGACCGGCGACATAGGCGTTGAAGGCCTCCTTCTTGGACTCGAAGACCACGGTCTCCAGCTTGATGTTGTTGGCCCGGGCGAAGTCGGCCACGTTCAGCTCGGAGGTGGTGCCGGAGACAACGGCCACGGAGGCGCCGTTCAGGTCGGTGGCCTTGTCCACGCCGAGGCTCTTCTTCACCATCAAACCCTGGCCGTCATAGAACAGGACCACGGTGAAATCCACGCCCTGCTTGCAGTCGCGCTTCATGGTCCAGGTGGTGCCGCGGGACAGGTCCACCTGGCCGGAGGACACGGCCACGATCTTCTGCTTGGAAGCCAGCGGCACGAACTTGACGGCCTCGGGGTTCTTCAGCACGGCGGCGGCCACGGCGCGGCCCATGTCCGCGTCGAAACCGGCCCAACGGCCGTTGGAATCAGGGGCGGAAAAGCCCGCCACGCCTTCGCTGACGCCCAGCACGAGCTCGCCGCTCTTCTGTACTTTCTCCAGGGTGCCGGCCAGGGCTCCGGTGGCCACCATGGCGGTCAGGGCCAAAGCCAAAAACAGTTTTCCGATGAGTTTCATCCTCTCTCTCCTTGATGGGGCGACCGCTATTGCACGGCCAAGATAATGTTACGGTAGAGTTACAGTTGTGTTACAGACATGGAGCTGACTGTCAATGAAAGGGGGGAACTAATCGACCGGGAAGGGGAGAGGGGGGCGCGCGGAAAGCGTCCTCGTTGCGCTGGCTGATTACTTAATCTCGACAGGGTGTTGCGCAAAGAACGCAAGCCCGCTCAGCCGACCGGGGCCACCGTGTTCGCGGCCTGGCCTGCGAGGGGATCGGACAGGACGGGGGAGACCTGGGGACACCGGGTGGTCGGGGGAGCGTCCGGTTCATCGATCCCTGCGGGTTCAGGGCGTCGGGCAACCCGTCATGCGGCGGCCATGCAGCGGTCTTCCCTGGGCGGGAGACCGGCCGGGGCGAAGGTCTCGTCGATGCGGTGGGCCACCCGGTCGAGCAGGTGACGGTCGTGGCTGATGGCCAGGATGCCCACGTTCCGCTTCTCGGCCCAGCCGAGGACCGCGTCCCAGACCAGGGCCTGGGTGTTGGGGTCGAGCATGGCGGTCATCTCGTCGGCGATGAGGTAGCGGGTCTGCGGGGCCATGATCCGGGCCAGGGCCAACCGCTGGAGTTCGCCTCCCGAAAGTTCGTGGGGATAGCGGTTCAGCCAGGCGGGTTCGACGTTCAGCGCCTTCAGGGTGCAGAGGTCGGGTCGCCAGCCTTCGTTCAGACTGTCGCCGAGCTTCCAGCGCGGGTTCATGGTCAGTTCCGGATGCTGGAAAATGAGCTGCACCGGACAGAAGGCGTCCTTGGGCAGGGGCGCGCCGTCGCAGGTCACGGTTCCCTGCTGCGGCGTCAGGTGCCCGGCCAGGATCTTGGCCAGGGTGGACTTGCCGCGTCCGCTGGGGCCGGGCAACCCGACCACTTCGCCGGGGCGGACGTCGAAGTCCAGCCCCCGGATGATCCAATCCGTGGTCTCATAGCGGAAAAAGAGCTTGTCGCATTTAAGCATGGCAGCACCTCACCTGGTTTGCCCCCACCGGGCGCAGGGGTTGCGGCAGGCCGCATTCCTCGGTCCTGGCCGCGCACCGGTCGGCGTAGATGCACCCCCCGACCATCCGGTCCTCCATGGGCTGGTTCCCGGCGACATAGCGGAAATCCTGCTGCGGGAGGGCGTTCCACAGGGCGCGGGTGTACGGGTGGAGGAGCCCGCCTCCGGACGTGAAGGCCAGGGCCGGAGTGAGCTCCACCGTTGTTCCGGCATAGATGACCGCCACCCGGTCCGCGATGGTCACGGCGGCGTCGATGTCGTGGGTGATGAGCATGATCCCCTTGCCCGCGTCGGCCAGCTCCCGGAGGTGGGTCAGGGACTGCCGGGCCACGGTCGGGTCCAGCCCGGTGGTCGGCTCGTCGGCGATGAGCAGCTCGGCGTCGCCCGCCGTGGCCGTGGCCGTGAGCACGCGCCGGGCCATGCCCCCGGACACCTGGAACGGGTACATGGATTTGACCCTGCTCTCCAGCCGGTAGCGGTCGAAGGCGTGGTCGGTGCGTCTGGCCGCGTCCCGGCAGCATTGGCCGCTCAGGCGCGACGCCCGGTATACCTGGCTGCCCACCCTGGACAGCGGGTTCAGGTAGGCCACGGATTGCGGGATGAGCGCGATCCGCTTGCCGCGCAACCGGGCCACGGTGCGCTGGGTCACGGGCTCGCCGTCGAACAGGATTTCTCCGCTGGAGCGGGCATTGCCCGGCAGCAGGCCGAGGATGGCGTGGGCCAGCAGGCTCTTGCCCGAGCCGCTGGAGCCGACCACGGCCAGAATCTCCCCCGATTCGATGGTCAGCGACAGGTCCCGCACCGGGTGCAGGGTCCTCCGTTGCCATCCCTTGCCGTAGCGGGAAAATTCGATGGACAGGTTGCGAACGGACAGCATGGTTACTCCTGGCTGGTTTTGGGATCGGTGATGACGCGCAGGCTGTTGCCCAGGACGTCGAACAGCTTGACCGTGACCAGCAGGGACAGGCCGGGCAGAATGGCCAGCCACCAGTAGCCGGTCGAGATGTGGCGCATGGACTCGGACAGCAGGATGCCTATGGACGGGTTGTGCGGCGACAGCCCGAAGCCGAGGAAGGTCAGCCCGGCCGCGTGCAGGATGGCGTGCGGAAAGAGCAGGATCAGGCCGATGGTGAACTGGGGGATGATGTGCGGGAGCATGTGCTTGCGCGCAATCCACCAGGGCGAACGGCCGAGACGGCGCGAAACCATGACGAACTCCGCCTGCTTGAGTTGCAGGATTTCCGCCCGGATGATGCGCGCCAGCCGGGTCCAGTGGGACACGGCCACGGCGATGATCACCCCGGTGGCCCCGCCGCCGCAGGCGAACGAGACCAGGATGAGCAGGACCAGGTGCGGGGTGGCCATGACCAGGTCCACGAGGGTGGTGACCACGGCGTCGGTCCGCCTGCCCATGGTCGCGGACAGGGTGCCGAGCACCACGGAGACCACCGAGCTGACCGTGGCCGCCAGCAGCCCGATGCCGAGGCTGCGGGTCAGCCCCTTGACCGTGCGCACGAGCATGTCGCGGCCCAGCCAGTCCGTGCCGAAGGGGTATTCCAGGCAGGGCGGCAGCTTCTTGTGCAGGAAATCCGTGGTCAGCCCGGCATCGTCCATGAGCCGCGAGGTGGCGACCAGCACGGTGAAATAGGCCAGGCAGAGCCCGATGACCCAGGCGGCGCGGCCTCGGCCGTCCATGAGCCGCATCCGCGCGGCCAGGAAGTACAGCCGGTCGGCCGGGGAGCGGGTGTCCTTGGTGAGGGTCGTCATCTCGCCTCCTCCGCGCCGATGCGGATGCGCGGGTCGAGCACCCCGTACAGGATGTCGGCGATGAGGTTGCCGGAAAAGACGAACACGGCGCTGAACAGGGTGATGCCGAGCAGCAGGGGGACGTCGCCCCGGATGCCCGCCTCCACCGTGGCCTGTCCCAGCCCGGGATAGGAGAAGACCTGTTCGGCCAGGACCGATCCGCCGAAGAGCTCGCCCAGGGAGGCGAACTGGAGGGTCACCGCGGGCAGGGCCACGTTGCGCACCGCATGCCGCCAGGCCACGCCCGCCCGTGTCTCGCCCTGGGCCAGGGCGAACAGGGCGTA encodes:
- a CDS encoding amino acid ABC transporter permease, translating into MNTSKLKEQLPALLTQTLVVGAILYVALQLFHNTQANLEARNIASGFRFLTVEGGLPINDSLLPYSPADTYGRAFFIGILNTLFVSALSIMLATVLGVLVGVARVSSNWLVAKLAAVYVEVLRNIPLLLTLFFCYSTLLAFLPAPRLSVVPFGDIFINNRGVFVPRPLFQDGFGWVLLTLGAALAASVFLVRKSKRMRDETGRGLPSGWISLGLILGLPLAAYYILGRPLEFDVPVLKGFNFKGGMVLRPEFTALLIGLVLYTAAFIGENVRSGIQSVDKGQLDAAKALGLRPGPIMRKVILPQTLRVCIPATTNDYTSLVKNSSLAVAIGYPDMVSIGGTIIGQNDQAIEVIGMWMAVYLTINLVVSLVMNWFNAKVQLVER
- a CDS encoding amino acid ABC transporter substrate-binding protein, yielding MKLIGKLFLALALTAMVATGALAGTLEKVQKSGELVLGVSEGVAGFSAPDSNGRWAGFDADMGRAVAAAVLKNPEAVKFVPLASKQKIVAVSSGQVDLSRGTTWTMKRDCKQGVDFTVVLFYDGQGLMVKKSLGVDKATDLNGASVAVVSGTTSELNVADFARANNIKLETVVFESKKEAFNAYVAGRADAFTTDVSQLASLRAGAADPDEHIILPEVFSKEPLSPFVRHGDQQWKDLVTWILFGLIEAEEKGITQANVLEVKAKSTDPVVQRMLGASGDVGSFLGLDNDWLVRAIQAVGNYGEMYDRNFGPKSALKIPRGHNNLWTKGGLIYAMPIR
- a CDS encoding ABC transporter ATP-binding protein, which translates into the protein MLKCDKLFFRYETTDWIIRGLDFDVRPGEVVGLPGPSGRGKSTLAKILAGHLTPQQGTVTCDGAPLPKDAFCPVQLIFQHPELTMNPRWKLGDSLNEGWRPDLCTLKALNVEPAWLNRYPHELSGGELQRLALARIMAPQTRYLIADEMTAMLDPNTQALVWDAVLGWAEKRNVGILAISHDRHLLDRVAHRIDETFAPAGLPPREDRCMAAA
- a CDS encoding ABC transporter ATP-binding protein; the encoded protein is MLSVRNLSIEFSRYGKGWQRRTLHPVRDLSLTIESGEILAVVGSSGSGKSLLAHAILGLLPGNARSSGEILFDGEPVTQRTVARLRGKRIALIPQSVAYLNPLSRVGSQVYRASRLSGQCCRDAARRTDHAFDRYRLESRVKSMYPFQVSGGMARRVLTATATAGDAELLIADEPTTGLDPTVARQSLTHLRELADAGKGIMLITHDIDAAVTIADRVAVIYAGTTVELTPALAFTSGGGLLHPYTRALWNALPQQDFRYVAGNQPMEDRMVGGCIYADRCAARTEECGLPQPLRPVGANQVRCCHA
- a CDS encoding ABC transporter permease, coding for MTTLTKDTRSPADRLYFLAARMRLMDGRGRAAWVIGLCLAYFTVLVATSRLMDDAGLTTDFLHKKLPPCLEYPFGTDWLGRDMLVRTVKGLTRSLGIGLLAATVSSVVSVVLGTLSATMGRRTDAVVTTLVDLVMATPHLVLLILVSFACGGGATGVIIAVAVSHWTRLARIIRAEILQLKQAEFVMVSRRLGRSPWWIARKHMLPHIIPQFTIGLILLFPHAILHAAGLTFLGFGLSPHNPSIGILLSESMRHISTGYWWLAILPGLSLLVTVKLFDVLGNSLRVITDPKTSQE